From one Rhodamnia argentea isolate NSW1041297 chromosome 1, ASM2092103v1, whole genome shotgun sequence genomic stretch:
- the LOC115747702 gene encoding uncharacterized protein LOC115747702 isoform X1 has translation MYARIAICCLLQVFLRVKERIRVRLGFLSIAGFFLGQVPNFEAMKQETPPRTTPTVRAECRISGNSTSHSTTTTPSRFRATPKVKESLKPAGDVMRDRAKSVPPDVKNVSKAQRSLVLRTPKSGDVVAGSQKGRDLEEAKIGGRAGAARAVVEQFARPRRLRPTVSSVTSRRNEDGVMDGNKKKCEELQEKLEFRENLVKSLQSDVLALKAELEKTLSLNVELDSKNRKLTEDLAAAENKIATLSRFDKRESTKDFQSPKFEDIQKLIANKLDYSKAKKEAFSEAIFKTTLPAAPASSIPRGADDIVKPPPCPSLPPPPPPPLPSSRPRARGSATPKTPAVVEFYRLLTKPEEKKDESRSKDSNKPAVTSAHSSIVGEIQNRSAHVLAIKADIETKGEFVNGLIQKIQAAAFSDIEELLNFVDWLDNELSSLADERAVLKHFNWPEKKADAMREAAVEYQTLKLLESEISLYEDEMEVPCGSALKKMAGLLDKSERGIQKLVKLRSSVMRSYQNWKIPTDWMLDSGMVYKIKQVSMKLATMYMKRVTMEFESMRNSDRESTQEALLLQGVHFAYRAHQFAGGLDSETLCAFEEIRHRIPGHLQGSQHLLAGITSS, from the exons ATGTACGCGCGCATCGCGATCTGCTGCTTATTGCAGGTTTTTCTCCGTGTGAAAGAGAGGATAAGAGTTCGGCTCGGATTCCTTTCGATTGCCG GTTTTTTCTTGGGTCAAGTTCCGAACTTTGAAGCCATGAAGCAAGAAACACCACCCAGAACAACACCCACAGTGAGAGCTGAATGCAGAATTAGCGGCAATTCGACTTCGCATTCCACGACCACCACCCCTTCGCGTTTCAGAGCCACCCCAAAGGTTAAGGAGTCATTGAAGCCAGCGGGTGATGTGATGAGGGACAGAGCAAAGTCAGTGCCTCCAGATGTGAAGAACGTTTCCAAGGCCCAAAGGTCTCTTGTGCTCAGAACCCCCAAATCTGGGGACGTTGTCGCGGGATCTCAAAAGGGTAGGGATCTTGAGGAGGCGAAAATCGGGGGTCGGGCCGGGGCTGCCCGCGCAGTTGTTGAGCAGTTCGCTCGGCCACGGCGGCTGCGACCGACTGTGAGTTCCGTTACTAGCAGGAGAAATGAGGATGGAGTGATGGATGGGAATAAGAAGAAGTGTGAGGAATTGCAAGAGAAGCTAGAGTTCCGTGAGAATTTGGTCAAGAGTTTGCAGAGTGACGTGTTGGCTTTGAAGGCAGAATTGGAGAAGACACTGAGCTTAAATGTGGAGTTGGACTCAAAGAACAGGAAGCTTACAGAGGATCTTGCTGCTGCTGAGAACAAAATAGCAACTCTTAGCAGGTTTGATAAG AGGGAGTCAACTAAGGATTTCCAGAGTCCCAAATTTGAAGACATTCAGAAACTGATTGCCAATAAGTTGGACTATTCAAAAGCAAAGAAGGAAGCATTCAGTGAGGCTATCTTTAAGACCACGCTACCTGCAGCTCCGGCAAGTTCAATACCAAGAGGTGCTGATGATATTGTAAAGCCTCCACCTTGCCCGTCCCTGccacctccgcctccgccaCCTCTTCCCTCATCTCGACCCCGAGCCAGAGGATCTGCAACCCCAAAGACTCCTGCAGTTGTAGAATTTTATCGCTTACTGACGAAGCCAGAAGAGAAGAAGGACGAATCAAGATCAAAGGATTCCAATAAACCCGCGGTTACCAGTGCGCATAGTAGCATAGTTGGAGAAATCCAAAACCGTTCCGCTCATGTTTTAGCT ATCAAAGCAGATATCGAAACCAAAGGGGAGTTCGTCAATGGTCTTATCCAGAAAATACAAGCTGCCGCTTTCTCAGATATTGAGGAGCTCCTAAACTTTGTGGATTGGCTTGATAATGAACTTTCTTCCCTG GCTGATGAGCGGGCTGTGTTGAAACATTTCAACTGGCCTGAGAAGAAAGCTGATGCCATGAGAGAAGCTGCAGTTGAGTACCAAACTCTTAAGTTGCTGGAGAGTGAGATTTCTTTGTATGAGGATGAAATGGAGGTTCCTTGCGGAAGTGCGTTGAAGAAGATGGCTGGCCTACTGGACAA GTCCGAGAGAGGGATTCAAAAGCTCGTCAAATTGCGAAGTTCGGTGATGAGATCGTATCAGAATTGGAAAATTCCAACTGATTGGATGCTCGATTCGGGAATGGTGTACAAA ATAAAGCAGGTTTCAATGAAGCTGGCTACCATGTACATGAAGAGAGTGACTATGGAGTTTGAATCCATGCGGAACTCGGACAGGGAATCAACCCAAGAAGCTCTACTGCTCCAGGGTGTTCATTTCGCATACAGGGCCCATCAG TTTGCAGGAGGGCTTGATTCGGAGACGTTGTGTGCTTTCGAAGAGATCAGACACCGCATCCCCGGACATTTACAAGGGTCTCAACATCTGCTGGCCGGCATAACCTCGTCTTGA
- the LOC115747702 gene encoding protein CHUP1, chloroplastic isoform X2, whose product MKQETPPRTTPTVRAECRISGNSTSHSTTTTPSRFRATPKVKESLKPAGDVMRDRAKSVPPDVKNVSKAQRSLVLRTPKSGDVVAGSQKGRDLEEAKIGGRAGAARAVVEQFARPRRLRPTVSSVTSRRNEDGVMDGNKKKCEELQEKLEFRENLVKSLQSDVLALKAELEKTLSLNVELDSKNRKLTEDLAAAENKIATLSRFDKRESTKDFQSPKFEDIQKLIANKLDYSKAKKEAFSEAIFKTTLPAAPASSIPRGADDIVKPPPCPSLPPPPPPPLPSSRPRARGSATPKTPAVVEFYRLLTKPEEKKDESRSKDSNKPAVTSAHSSIVGEIQNRSAHVLAIKADIETKGEFVNGLIQKIQAAAFSDIEELLNFVDWLDNELSSLADERAVLKHFNWPEKKADAMREAAVEYQTLKLLESEISLYEDEMEVPCGSALKKMAGLLDKSERGIQKLVKLRSSVMRSYQNWKIPTDWMLDSGMVYKIKQVSMKLATMYMKRVTMEFESMRNSDRESTQEALLLQGVHFAYRAHQFAGGLDSETLCAFEEIRHRIPGHLQGSQHLLAGITSS is encoded by the exons ATGAAGCAAGAAACACCACCCAGAACAACACCCACAGTGAGAGCTGAATGCAGAATTAGCGGCAATTCGACTTCGCATTCCACGACCACCACCCCTTCGCGTTTCAGAGCCACCCCAAAGGTTAAGGAGTCATTGAAGCCAGCGGGTGATGTGATGAGGGACAGAGCAAAGTCAGTGCCTCCAGATGTGAAGAACGTTTCCAAGGCCCAAAGGTCTCTTGTGCTCAGAACCCCCAAATCTGGGGACGTTGTCGCGGGATCTCAAAAGGGTAGGGATCTTGAGGAGGCGAAAATCGGGGGTCGGGCCGGGGCTGCCCGCGCAGTTGTTGAGCAGTTCGCTCGGCCACGGCGGCTGCGACCGACTGTGAGTTCCGTTACTAGCAGGAGAAATGAGGATGGAGTGATGGATGGGAATAAGAAGAAGTGTGAGGAATTGCAAGAGAAGCTAGAGTTCCGTGAGAATTTGGTCAAGAGTTTGCAGAGTGACGTGTTGGCTTTGAAGGCAGAATTGGAGAAGACACTGAGCTTAAATGTGGAGTTGGACTCAAAGAACAGGAAGCTTACAGAGGATCTTGCTGCTGCTGAGAACAAAATAGCAACTCTTAGCAGGTTTGATAAG AGGGAGTCAACTAAGGATTTCCAGAGTCCCAAATTTGAAGACATTCAGAAACTGATTGCCAATAAGTTGGACTATTCAAAAGCAAAGAAGGAAGCATTCAGTGAGGCTATCTTTAAGACCACGCTACCTGCAGCTCCGGCAAGTTCAATACCAAGAGGTGCTGATGATATTGTAAAGCCTCCACCTTGCCCGTCCCTGccacctccgcctccgccaCCTCTTCCCTCATCTCGACCCCGAGCCAGAGGATCTGCAACCCCAAAGACTCCTGCAGTTGTAGAATTTTATCGCTTACTGACGAAGCCAGAAGAGAAGAAGGACGAATCAAGATCAAAGGATTCCAATAAACCCGCGGTTACCAGTGCGCATAGTAGCATAGTTGGAGAAATCCAAAACCGTTCCGCTCATGTTTTAGCT ATCAAAGCAGATATCGAAACCAAAGGGGAGTTCGTCAATGGTCTTATCCAGAAAATACAAGCTGCCGCTTTCTCAGATATTGAGGAGCTCCTAAACTTTGTGGATTGGCTTGATAATGAACTTTCTTCCCTG GCTGATGAGCGGGCTGTGTTGAAACATTTCAACTGGCCTGAGAAGAAAGCTGATGCCATGAGAGAAGCTGCAGTTGAGTACCAAACTCTTAAGTTGCTGGAGAGTGAGATTTCTTTGTATGAGGATGAAATGGAGGTTCCTTGCGGAAGTGCGTTGAAGAAGATGGCTGGCCTACTGGACAA GTCCGAGAGAGGGATTCAAAAGCTCGTCAAATTGCGAAGTTCGGTGATGAGATCGTATCAGAATTGGAAAATTCCAACTGATTGGATGCTCGATTCGGGAATGGTGTACAAA ATAAAGCAGGTTTCAATGAAGCTGGCTACCATGTACATGAAGAGAGTGACTATGGAGTTTGAATCCATGCGGAACTCGGACAGGGAATCAACCCAAGAAGCTCTACTGCTCCAGGGTGTTCATTTCGCATACAGGGCCCATCAG TTTGCAGGAGGGCTTGATTCGGAGACGTTGTGTGCTTTCGAAGAGATCAGACACCGCATCCCCGGACATTTACAAGGGTCTCAACATCTGCTGGCCGGCATAACCTCGTCTTGA